CTTGACGGTGATCAGCGATTTCCACAATGCTGCCATCCCGGGCTGGCCGAATAGGATCAGCTTCTCCTTGGCCATCGCGCGAACGGTCGGGTCGCCCCCGCCGGCAGGCCATGCCAGCGCGGTGAGCGCCTCGGCCTGGGCCTCGATCGCGTGGGCTTCGGCCATCGCCTCGGCGACCACACGATCCGCATCGGCGGCGTCTTTGGCGCCGTGCGGAGCGGCGGCGAGGAGGAGGACGGCGGAAGTGGCTATCGCGAGGATGAGAGGTTTCGACAACCTCGGTTCTCCTAGGGGAACCCTGCAGGGCCCCACCGAAGCTCCAGTATAACGTCGTCACCGACGGCGGGCCAAGCAGCCGGGGGGTGGGGCCTTATCCGGGCGCGAGATGCGGCGTCACGTCCGCCTGAGGCGCGAGAAGACCCCGCCGAGTCCCGTCGTCCGCGCGGACACCTGGACGCCGAGCGCGGCGAGGATCCTCTCTGCAATCCGGTCGAACGCCTGGGTCTGGGGTGACGACGGATCGAGAGCGGCGATCGGCGTCCCGCGGTCGCCCCCTTCGCGGACCGCGGGATCGAGCGGAACCTCCCCGAGAAACGGTACCTCGAGGCGGCCCGCCTCCGTGCGACCTCCCCCGTGGCCGAAGATGTCGGTGCGGGCGCCGCAGTGGGGGCACACGAAGTAGCTCATGTTCTCCACGATCCCCAGCACGGGCACTTCCACCTTCCGGAACATCGCGACCCCCTTGATCGCGTCGGCGAGAGCGACGTCCTGCGGCGTCGTCACGATCACCGCGCCGGCGAGGCGGACCTTCTGCGAGAGAGTGAGCTGGGCATCGCCGGTGCCCGGCGGCATGTCCACCACCAGGATGTCGAGCTTTCCCCATGCGACATCGCGGAGGAGCTGCTCGACCGCCTTCATCACCATGGGGCCGCGCCAGATGACCGCGGTGTCGGGGGGGATGAGAAACCCGAGGGACATCAGGCGGACTCCGTGGCGCTCGAAGGGGACCACCCGCCGCTGGTCGTCCAGCTCCGGCTGCTCTTGCACCCCCATCATCAGGGGGATCGACGGACCGTAGATGTCCGCGTCCATCAAGCCGACGGAGGCGCCCCGACGGGCCAGCGCGACAGCGAGGTTGACCGCGACCGTGGACTTGCCGACACCTCCCTTGCCGGACGCGACCGCGACGACGCTCCGGACCTCGGGAAGGAGCGGCGCCTCGGCACCGGCATCGGGCCGGGGCTGGACCGGCGACGCGACGATCGCGTCGACCCCGGTCACTCCGGGAAGGGCCAGGACGGCGGCACGGGCCGCTTCCTCGATGAGCAGCGCGACATCCCGCGGGGCTTTCGTGATATCGAGCCGGAACGTGACCTGCCCGTCATGGACCGCCACGTCGTGGACGATCCCGAACGATACGATGTCCCGGGTGAAGCCGGGGTATCGGACTCCTCTGAGGGCGGCCAGAACTTCCTCGGCGGCGATGGTCATCGAGACGATCCTCTTCCCCGAACTCGGTAGCGCGAAGGAAACCGGGGGACAGCGGACTATAGCATCCCCCGCGAACGTGGACCCTGGAGAGGCTTGACGTGTGCCACCGCTCCCTCGGCCGGGTCGCCGAGGGAGCGGTGAGAGCGGTCAAAACGGCCGGTCGGGAGCCTCGAGGCCGCCGCGAGTCCTCGCGAGCCACGAGACGTAGGCCCAGAGATCGTCCACGTCCGTCGCGGGGAGAGCGCGGTAGGAGGGCATCCCGAGGCGTTGGCGCTCGAGGAAGACGGACGCCACCGGGCTGCTCGA
This sequence is a window from Terriglobia bacterium. Protein-coding genes within it:
- a CDS encoding Mrp/NBP35 family ATP-binding protein: MTIAAEEVLAALRGVRYPGFTRDIVSFGIVHDVAVHDGQVTFRLDITKAPRDVALLIEEAARAAVLALPGVTGVDAIVASPVQPRPDAGAEAPLLPEVRSVVAVASGKGGVGKSTVAVNLAVALARRGASVGLMDADIYGPSIPLMMGVQEQPELDDQRRVVPFERHGVRLMSLGFLIPPDTAVIWRGPMVMKAVEQLLRDVAWGKLDILVVDMPPGTGDAQLTLSQKVRLAGAVIVTTPQDVALADAIKGVAMFRKVEVPVLGIVENMSYFVCPHCGARTDIFGHGGGRTEAGRLEVPFLGEVPLDPAVREGGDRGTPIAALDPSSPQTQAFDRIAERILAALGVQVSARTTGLGGVFSRLRRT